The Bradyrhizobium betae genomic interval TCAATCTCGATGTCGCGGAAAGGCTTGATTTCACGCCCCAATCTAATGGTTGCGGGCCTGCATGCAAGCCGGGCCTGCCTGCCTTGCGGCCGAAACCGGGCTAATTCGGGACTTCTACGGTGGTTTCCACCGGCAGAGCGCCGCCGCGGATGCGGATTTCACGGACCGGATAGGGAACCCGGATGCCCTCGCGCTTGAAGGCGTCCCACAGCGCCAGCATGACGTCGCTCTTGACGTTGTCCATGCCGTCGGGGTCGGCGATCCAGAAGGTCAGCGAGAACTTCATCCCGGCCTCCGCGAATTCGGTCAAAATGCTGTTCGGCGGCTTGCCCTTCTGGGCGCGGGGATGGGCGGCGGCGGTCTCGGCGGCGAGCTTGCAGACCAGCCTTGGATCGGCGTCGTAGTTGGTGCCGAAGGCGATCTTCACCAGCGTGTTCTTGTCGGTATAGGTCCAGTTGACGACCTTCTGCGTCACCAGATCCTCGTTCGGCACCAGGAATTCGCGGCCGTCGCCGGCGGCGACGGAAATATAGCGCGTCTTCATCGCGCTGATGCGCCCGGTGTTGTCGCCGATGGTGACGAGGTCGCCGGGCTTCACCGATTTGTCCGCCAGCAGGATGATGCCCGAGATGAAATTGGCGACGATCTTCTGCAGGCCGATACCGATACCGACGCCGACCGCGCCGGAGAACACCGCGAGCGCCGAGAGGTCGATGCCGACCGTGCCGAGCGTAATGACAATTGCGACGGACAGAAGCCCGATGCGGATGATCTTGACCAGCAGCACCTGCACCGACGGCGTCAGATCGCTGGTCGCGTTGATCCGGCTTTCGGCGAAATTGCTGGCGATGTTGGTGAGCCAGAGCGCGATCAGCAGGAGCGCGCCCGCCTTGATCACCAGCAGCGGCGTCAGCCTGAAGCCGCCGAGCACGATCGCGACGGAGTCGAGCAGGTCGACCGTCGAATCGAGCTGGCCGAGGATGGACAGCGCCGCGACGAACCAGGCGGTGATCGACACCAGCCTGACGATGAAGGCGTTGCGCAGCACCGAGGTCACCAGCCGGATCGCGAGCCAGGCGAAGCCCAGCTTGGCCGCGACCATCAGGAGGTAGGAGCGGCTCGGCCAGGTCGCATGGTACATCACCACGCGGGATACGATCACGAGCAGGGTGAACACCGCCGTCGAGGCGCTCGCGACCATGATCCGGGCAAAGCGCCGGAGCGGCAGCGGCAACCGCATCGCCAGCGAGGTCGTGTCGACGCGGCTGCGAATGGTCGCTTCCGCGGCATAGGCAATGCCGGCCGCGGCCAGCATCAGGCCGAATTGCAGGTAGAACCAAGGTGAGGAGATTTCCGCCCCGACGCTGCGTGCGGTGGTCTGCACGAACTCCATGAAGTCTTTCAGGTCCATGTCCATTGGTCTCGTCGGAAGGCGGGTCAGAAGGATTTGATTCGAAGGCGCCGCAGAATCCCACAAAGGCAGCGGCGCGGCCATCGATACACCGCCAAGTGAAGCGCGTTAAGGCCGCAAAATACGGGCAGATTGCCGCGAGCTGGAGAAATGGGTTGGCGCGCCGGGGCTGCGACGATAAGGATGCAAATCCAGCAATTCGTACCCGGAAGGTGGATGGCCTCCCTCGACTCTGTCAGCCTCGCCATATTGCTCGGTGCCGTCCTCGTGATGGCCGGTATCCTGTCGAGCCTGCTTGCGCTGCGCTTCGGCGCGCCCTTGCTGCTCGTCTTTCTTGCGGTCGGCATGCTCGCCGGTGATTCCGGCCCCGGGCAGCTCCAGTTCGACGACGTCCGCACCACCTATCTGGTCGGCTCCGTCGCGCTCGCCTTGATCCTGTTCGATGGCGGCCTGAAGACGCGCTTTGCCAGCATCCGCACCGTGCTCGCGCCGTCCGTGGTGCTCGCGACCGTCGGCGTGCTCCTGACCGCGCTGATCACGGCGCCGTTCGTCAAATACGCGCTCGACCTAAACTGGACGGAGTCGCTGCTGGTCGGCGCCGTGGTGGCCTCGACCGACGCGGCCGCGGTGTTCCTGCTGGTGCACACCCAGGGCCTGCGCCTGCGCCCCCGCGTCGGTGCGACGCTGGAAGCCGAATCCGGCACCAACGATCCCTTCGCGATCTTCCTCACCCTGATGCTGGTCGAATACATCTCGCTGGGCTCGAGCTCGGCCGGCCACGTGGCGATGGAGTTCATCCAGGAGTCGGTGCTCGGCGCTGCCGTCGGCTTCCTCGGCGGACGTCTCGTCGTCATCGCGCTCAACCAGGTGGCGCTGCCGCAGGGCCTGCATGCGCCGTTCGTGACCACCGCGGCGCTCGTCATCTTCGGCGGCTCGCAGATCATGCACGCCTCGGGCTTCCTTGCGGTCTATCTCGCCGGCATCATCATCGGCAACCGGCCGACCCGCGCGCATAATTCAGTGGTGGCGTTCCTCGATGCCGCGACCTGGCTCGCGCAGATCGTGATGTTCGTGCTGCTCGGCCTGCTGGTCTCGCCGAGCCGGCTTGGCGCCAGCGTTCTTCCCGCAATCGCCGTCGCGTTCGTCCTGATGCTGGTGGCGCGGCCGATCGCGGTGTTCGTGTGCCTGGCGCCGTTCCGGTTCAACTGGCGCGAGAAAATCTTCATCGCCTGGACCGGCCTGCGCGGCGCGGTCGCGATCTTCCTGGCCTCGATCCCGATGCTGGTCGGCCTGTCGAAAGCCTATCTCTATTTCGACGTTGCCTTCGTCGTCGTCATCATCTCGCTGCTGTTGCAGGGCTGGACCCTGGCGCCGGCCGCGCGCAAGCTGCATGTCGCGCTGCCGCGCGCCGAGCGCGGCCCGCGCCGCGTCGAGCTCGATCTGCCGGGCCAGCTCGAGCAGCAGCTGGTTGGCTATCCGGTGCGCGCGAAGAGCCTGTATTTCCGCCGCGGCCTGATCCCGTCCTGGTCCAAGCCGACGCTGGTGATCCGCAACGAGAACATCCTGACGCCCGTGGAGGCCGATCCGATCGCGCCGGGCGATTACATCTACCTGCTGGCCCCGCCGGAAAAGGCCGAGTCGCTCGACCGCTTTTTCGTCGACATGCAGCCGAGCTCGGCGCCGGACCCGCATCTGCTCGGCGACTTCATGGTTTCCGGCGATCACACGCTGGCCGAGCTTGCCGAGATCTACGGCGTGAAGGCCGGCGAGGACGAAAGCAAGCTGACCCTGGCTGACTATTTCGACGTCCATCTCGACCGTGCGCCGAAAGAAGGGGCGGAACTGCCGCTGGATGAGATCGTCCTCGTCGCTCGCAGCATCTCCGGTGGCCGCGTCAGCGTCGTCGGCCTGCGTCTGCCGGAAGACGAGGAGACGCCCGTGCCGCTGACGCGCAGGCAGGCGCTGCGGAGGAAGCTTGCGGAAGTGTGGACCTCGGTCGCGGGGGTTTAGGTGCGGGGCAACCCGCATTGAGTTCGGCGGGATGGGCCATGGTCATCACGTCAGCACCTTCACCCCGCCGAATGATGTCACCCGCCCCTGCTTCAGCATCACGATCTGCGTCGCGAGCTGGCGCAGCTCGGCGACGTCGTGGCTGACATAGACCATCGGGATGTTGGCCTCGTCGCGCAACCGCACCAGATAGGGCAGGATCTCGAGCTTGCGGGCCTCGTCGAGCGCGCCGAGCGGTTCGTCGAGCAGCAGCAGTCGCGGCTTTGACAACAGCGCGCGGCCGAGCGCGACGCGCTGCCGCTCGCCGCCGGAAAGCTTTCCGGGGCGGCGATCGAGCAGGGCGCCGATGTCGAGCAGGTCGATGATGCGCTTGTGCTGTGCCGGATCGGACGCGAGGCCGCTCATGCGCCGTCCATAGTCGAGATTCTGCGCGACGTTCAGGTGCGGAAACAGCCGGGCATCCTGGAACACATAGCCGATGCGGCGGCGCCAGGTCGGCACATGGATGCCGGCCGCGGTGTCGTCCACGGTCTCGCCGTCGATCACGATGGTGCCACGATCGGGCCGCAGCAGCCCGGCGATCATGTTGACCAGCGAACTCTTGCCCGCGCCCGATGCGCCGAACAGGCCGATGACGCGGCCTTCGCTGGAGAAGGATGCGGAGAGCGAGAATTCGCCAAGCTGTTTTTCGACGTCGACCCGCAGCATGATCAGTTCCCGTGCAGGCGCGCGGTGGCGCGGCGGGCGAACCATTCGGCGGCGATCAATGCGCCCAGTGCCAGGACGATCGAGACGATCACGAGCCGGCCCGCTGCCGTGTCACCGTCCGGCGTCTGGATCAGCGAATAGATCGCGGACGAAATCGTCTGGGTCTCGCCGGGGATGTTGGAGACGAAGGTGATGGTCGCACCGAACTCGCCGATGGCCTTGGCAAAGCCGAGCACCATGCCGGCGAGCACGCCCGGCAGCGCCAGCGGCAGCGTCACCGTGAAGAACACCTTCCACGGCGCCGCGCCCAACGTCTCCGCGGCCTGCTCGAGCCGGCGGTCGATCGCCTCGATCGACAGCCGCATCGGGCGCACCAGCAGCGGAAACGACATCACGCCGCAGGCGAGCGCCGCACCGGTCCAGCGGAAAGAGAAGACGATGCCGAGATAGTCGGCCAGGAAGCCGCCGACGAGGCCCTTGCGGCCGAAGGTGAGGAGCAGGAGATAGCCGGTTACGACCGGCGGCAGCACCAGCGGCAGATGCACCACCGCGTCGAGAAATGATTTGCCCCAGAAATCGCGGCGGGCAAGCAGCCATGCCAGCGCAATGCCGAATGGCGTTGCCACCAGCGTCGCGATCACGGCGATCCTGAGCGAGAGCAGGATCGCCGTCCATTCGGCGGGAGAGATGTCGAGCACGAAAAATCAGGTTGTGGGGCTGATCAGGAACTTGAAGCCGTACTTTTCCAGGATGGTCTTGGCGGCCGTCGAGCGCAGGAAGGCGAGATAGTCGTTGGTCTCGGGCTTCGCGGTGGTGGTCGCAGCGACGGGATAAATGATCGCGGGATGCGAATCCGCCGGGAAGGTGCCGACGATCTTCACGCCCGGCTCGACCTTGGCATCGGTGGAATAGACGATGCCGAGATTGGCCTCGCCGCGCGCGACCAGCGTCAGCGCGGCGCGCACGCTCTCGGCCATTGCGAATTTCGGCTCCGCAGCGGTCCAGGCTCCGAGCTTCTCCAGAGCCGCCTTGGCATATTTGCCGACCGGCACCGACTTGACGTCGCCAGTCGCGATCTTGCCGTCGCCGGCAAGCTTGGCGAGATCAAAGCCCTGCGCGATCGTGACGTTGTCGATCTTGGAATCCTTCGGAGCGATCAGCACGATGCTGTTGCCGAGCAGATTGACTCTGGAAGGCTCGTTGATGGTCTTCTTGGCTGTCGCGTAGTCCATCCAGTCGGTGTCGGCCGAGACGAACACGTCGGCCGGCGCGCCCTGCTCGATCTGCTTGGCGAGCACGGAGCTTGCGGCATAGCTGACGCTGAACTTGACGCCGGTCTTGGCGGTGTAGGCCGCGTCGATCTCGTCGAGCGCGTTCTTCATCGAGGCTGCCGCGAACACGG includes:
- a CDS encoding mechanosensitive ion channel family protein, with the translated sequence MDMDLKDFMEFVQTTARSVGAEISSPWFYLQFGLMLAAAGIAYAAEATIRSRVDTTSLAMRLPLPLRRFARIMVASASTAVFTLLVIVSRVVMYHATWPSRSYLLMVAAKLGFAWLAIRLVTSVLRNAFIVRLVSITAWFVAALSILGQLDSTVDLLDSVAIVLGGFRLTPLLVIKAGALLLIALWLTNIASNFAESRINATSDLTPSVQVLLVKIIRIGLLSVAIVITLGTVGIDLSALAVFSGAVGVGIGIGLQKIVANFISGIILLADKSVKPGDLVTIGDNTGRISAMKTRYISVAAGDGREFLVPNEDLVTQKVVNWTYTDKNTLVKIAFGTNYDADPRLVCKLAAETAAAHPRAQKGKPPNSILTEFAEAGMKFSLTFWIADPDGMDNVKSDVMLALWDAFKREGIRVPYPVREIRIRGGALPVETTVEVPN
- a CDS encoding potassium/proton antiporter; protein product: MASLDSVSLAILLGAVLVMAGILSSLLALRFGAPLLLVFLAVGMLAGDSGPGQLQFDDVRTTYLVGSVALALILFDGGLKTRFASIRTVLAPSVVLATVGVLLTALITAPFVKYALDLNWTESLLVGAVVASTDAAAVFLLVHTQGLRLRPRVGATLEAESGTNDPFAIFLTLMLVEYISLGSSSAGHVAMEFIQESVLGAAVGFLGGRLVVIALNQVALPQGLHAPFVTTAALVIFGGSQIMHASGFLAVYLAGIIIGNRPTRAHNSVVAFLDAATWLAQIVMFVLLGLLVSPSRLGASVLPAIAVAFVLMLVARPIAVFVCLAPFRFNWREKIFIAWTGLRGAVAIFLASIPMLVGLSKAYLYFDVAFVVVIISLLLQGWTLAPAARKLHVALPRAERGPRRVELDLPGQLEQQLVGYPVRAKSLYFRRGLIPSWSKPTLVIRNENILTPVEADPIAPGDYIYLLAPPEKAESLDRFFVDMQPSSAPDPHLLGDFMVSGDHTLAELAEIYGVKAGEDESKLTLADYFDVHLDRAPKEGAELPLDEIVLVARSISGGRVSVVGLRLPEDEETPVPLTRRQALRRKLAEVWTSVAGV
- the modC gene encoding molybdenum ABC transporter ATP-binding protein, which gives rise to MLRVDVEKQLGEFSLSASFSSEGRVIGLFGASGAGKSSLVNMIAGLLRPDRGTIVIDGETVDDTAAGIHVPTWRRRIGYVFQDARLFPHLNVAQNLDYGRRMSGLASDPAQHKRIIDLLDIGALLDRRPGKLSGGERQRVALGRALLSKPRLLLLDEPLGALDEARKLEILPYLVRLRDEANIPMVYVSHDVAELRQLATQIVMLKQGRVTSFGGVKVLT
- the modB gene encoding molybdate ABC transporter permease subunit → MLDISPAEWTAILLSLRIAVIATLVATPFGIALAWLLARRDFWGKSFLDAVVHLPLVLPPVVTGYLLLLTFGRKGLVGGFLADYLGIVFSFRWTGAALACGVMSFPLLVRPMRLSIEAIDRRLEQAAETLGAAPWKVFFTVTLPLALPGVLAGMVLGFAKAIGEFGATITFVSNIPGETQTISSAIYSLIQTPDGDTAAGRLVIVSIVLALGALIAAEWFARRATARLHGN
- the modA gene encoding molybdate ABC transporter substrate-binding protein, yielding MSRLSVLFSAFVVLLAAFSPAAAQDKTITVFAAASMKNALDEIDAAYTAKTGVKFSVSYAASSVLAKQIEQGAPADVFVSADTDWMDYATAKKTINEPSRVNLLGNSIVLIAPKDSKIDNVTIAQGFDLAKLAGDGKIATGDVKSVPVGKYAKAALEKLGAWTAAEPKFAMAESVRAALTLVARGEANLGIVYSTDAKVEPGVKIVGTFPADSHPAIIYPVAATTTAKPETNDYLAFLRSTAAKTILEKYGFKFLISPTT